The Syntrophales bacterium genomic interval CAAATTAATCCTGCCCATAACCGGCAATTTGTCCCCGTATCGAATCTTGACAATGAGCCAGCCCTCAAGACTGGATTTCAGCTCCTGCTCGCATTGATAAAGCGTCGCTCCAAAAGCTATCACCCCGGGGCATGCGGGAATCTTCCCGGAAAATGATCCGTCTTCAAGTTTGTCGTAAACCGCTGCACTCATGGCCTTATCTATATATTCAATCAGCATGATCTCTCCTC includes:
- a CDS encoding type II toxin-antitoxin system HicB family antitoxin encodes the protein MLIEYIDKAMSAAVYDKLEDGSFSGKIPACPGVIAFGATLYQCEQELKSSLEGWLIVKIRYGDKLPVMGRINLNARMPAFQGEATAVHA